DNA sequence from the Azospirillum thiophilum genome:
GCGCTGGTCGGCCTGTCGCCGCGCCGCCAGATCCCGGCCGGGCGGCTGATCCAGGTCGGTTCGGTGGGGTCGCCCATCGTCGTGCAGCGCAACCGGCCGGTGACGCTGGTCTATGAGGACGGAGCGCTGCTGTTGGCGGCGCGCGGCCGGGCCTTGCAGGAGGGCGGCGTCGGCGACGTCGTCCGCGTCATGAACATCGCCAGCAGCACCATCGTCACCGGCACCGTCACCGGCGCGGAAACCGTGTCGGTGAGCGGGCCGCGCGTTCCGCAAGCCGCCCAGCAATCCTTTGCCCAGCAGTGATCTGCCCAGCAGTCGGCGCGGCCCTGAGTCGCCGATATCTTGCCGCCACTCCAGTCCGGGAGCTTCCGCCATGCGCACCGCGCTCGTCCCCATCCTGCTGCTCTCCCTCGCGACGGGCGGCTGCGCGCGGCTGGCCGACATCGGCAGCGCCCCCAGCCTGTCGGAGATCTCCAACCCGGGGCTCCAGCCCGAGGCGCGGGTGATCTCGCTGCCGATGCCGCAGCCGACGACGGCCGAGCAGATCCCGAGCTCGCTGTGGCGCACCGGGTCGCGCGACTTCTTCCGCGACCCGCGCGCCAAGGCGGTGGGCGACCTGCTGACCGTGGTCATCGACATCTCCGATCAGGCGCAGATGCGCAACTCCACCCAGCGCGGACGCTCCAACAGCGAGAAGGCCGGGCTGCCCAACTTCTTCGGGCTGGAAAGCCGGCTGCCGGCGGTGCTGCCCGATGCCGTGGATCCGTCGAGCCTGGTCGACCTGGACAGCACCAGCACGTCGAGCGGCAACGGCACCATCCAGCGCAACGAGCGCATCGCCATGCGCGTCGCCGCCGTGGTGACCCAGGTGCTGCCCAACGGCAATTTCGTCATCGCCGGCCGGCAGGAGGTGCGGGTGAACTACGAGCTGCGCGAGATGCGGATCGCCGGCGTCCTGCGGCCGGAGGACATCAGCAACGCCAACACCATCGACTACGACAAGATCGCCGAGGCCCGCATCACCTATGGCGGCCGCGGCCAGATCACTGACGTGCAGCAGCCGCGCTACGGCCAGCAGGTGCTGGACGTGGTCCTGCCCTTCTGACGGATCCCCGCCATGAAAGCCGTCCTGTCGTTCGCCGTGGCCGCCGCGCTCGCCTTTGCCGGCGGCTACGGCTTCGGCCGCTTCGACGCCCTGCCGCCCGAGCCGGCACCCGGCGGCCCGGCCGCGGCGCCGGGCGATGCCGCGGCGCCGGCCGCCAACCCGCATTATGTCGAGGCCGGGCAACTGATCGTGCCGATGCTGGAGCAGGGGCGGACCGTCGCCTTCATCCTGACCCAGGTGACGCTGGAGGCGGCCAGCGCCGACGACGCGCTGGCGGTCCGCCGTCGCCTGCCGCATGCGCGCAGCGCCATGCTGGAAGCGCTGTTCGATCTTGCCGGCCATGGCCGCTTCAACGGCCCGTCGGTCGATCCGCAGGGGGTCGCCGCCGCGCTGCTGGCCAGCGCCAACGGATCCTTCGCCGGGCCGGAGGGCGGTCAGCAGGCCGGAGGTGTGCGGCCGGTGCGGTCGGTGCTGATCGACCGGCTGCTGCGCCAGGACAACACCCGCCTGTGAGTGGTTGGCGCATCCCCGCTTTTGGGAATGGCCGCCACGCATCCCCCTCACCCTAACCCTCTCCCCAGGGGGGAGAGGGGATGCGGTCCGGTTCAGGAGGCCGACAGAACGGCGTCCGACCCGACGGTGGCGCCGTTCTTCAGAACGAACTTGGTGGCGCCGTCGACGCTGCGCACCTCGGCCACCGTGTCGGTGATGACGGTGGCGGCGGTCAGCGCCTTGCCGTCCTTGTCCTTCGCCGTCACCCGCAGGGTATAGAGGCCGTCGGGCGCGGTGGCGCCGGCGCTGGTCTTGCCGGTCCAGTCGAAGACCTGCCGGCCGGGCTGCAGGCTGCCCGACGTGCCGTAGACCACGGCACCGGCGCCGTTCAGCACCTCCAGCTTCACGCTGGCCGGCGTGCCGTCCACCGTATAGGCCGCCTGCGCCTTGCCCTCGCTCAGCGACAGCTGGTCCGACTCCACCTCCACCTTGCGGCCGAGCAGGGCCATGTCCATGCGCATGCCGCTGCTCTTCAGCGTGTCGAGCACCTGGCCCAGCGTGTCGTTCGAGCGCATCGACTGTTCGACGGTCGACAGCTGGGCCAGCTGCGTCATGAACTGGGTGGCGTCCATCGGCGCCAGCGGATCCTGGTTGCGCAGCTGGGCGGTCAGCAGCTTCAGGAAGGATTCGTAATCGACGGTGGCCTTCTTGGACTCCGCGACCGCGGTGGAGGCGGTTCCGGTGGCGGTGGGAGCGGCTGCGCCGGGGGTGGTGGTCATGGGTTCGGGCCTTCTTCAGACGGTGACGTCGACCAGCCCGTCGATCGGGCGCATCGGCCGGTCGCCAAGGGAGTCGGGTTCGGGAGCGGTTTCGGCGACGGCGGCGGTCCGCCAGCCGCCGGACCGGCTGTCCTGGTCGGGAGCGGCGAAGCCGCGCGACTGGCCGTCGCCTTGCAGCGAGAACTGGAGGTTTGCATTGTCGAGCGACAGGCCGGCGTCGCCCAGCGCGCGTTCAAGCTGCTGCATGTCGCGCCGCAGCAGGGCCAGCGTGTCGGCCTGTTCTGCCTGGACGGTCAAGGCCACCTTGCCGTCGCTGACGTCGGCAACCACGCGGATGCGGCCGAGTTCCGCCGGGGCGAGGTCGATGTGGAAGGCGCCGCCGCCGGCTTCCAGAACGCGGACCAGCGGGGCGGCGAGCTGAGCCATCGCCGGGCTGTGCGCCGTCGCCGCCCGGCCGGAGGCGGCCGCCGCCGCATAATGGGTCGCGGCCTGGGCCGGCAGGGTCGGCACCGCCTCGAATCCGGTGGCGGGCGGGGTGCCGCCGGTGCCGGCCGGCGGGGCGCTGGCGAAGTCGGCGGGGGGTGTCACCGTCTGGGCGGTGCTCGGGGCGGGGGCGGCTTCGGCGGCCGGCGGCTTGCCGGGCTGCGCCGCGGCGCCGGGCTGTTCGGCTTTGGCGGCGCTGTCCGGGCGGCCGGTTGCGCGCGCGGCGCGGCCGGCGGTGCGCGGGTCGGTGCTCTCGGCCCGCCGGCTCTCGCGCCCGCCGTCGGCCGGTGCCGCGATGTCGGCGGCGGCCATGGTGGCGGCCGGCGTCGGCTGGCCGGCGTCGCCTTGCGCCGCGGAGCCGGTTGTGGGGGCGGCGGCGGCTTCGGCGGTGGCGGTCTGCGGCTGCGCCGGGCCGGCGGAGGGGGGCGGCGCGGATGCCGGATCGGCGGCGGACGCCGGGGCCGCGTCGGGGGTGGCCGCCGCTGCGGGGCTTGGCTGCGGCGTTCCGGGCGATGCGGCCCCGGCGGTCTGGTTGGCGGCTGCTTGGCCGGCGGCGGTCTGGCCGGCGGTCGGCGGCTGTCCGGCTTGCGGAGGAACCGGAGCCTGCGGTGCGGCGGCGTCGGGTCCGGCGGTATCGGTGCCGGTGCTTTCCCCCGTCTGCGGCGCGGCGGCGGCCGGCTGGCCGGCGACCGTCCAGGGCATGAGCGGCGCCTCGGTGCCGCCGCCGGCCTGCACGGCGGCTTGAACGGCGGCCTGGGCGACCGACGCCTGTGCCGCGGCGCCGCCGTCGGCGCGCGGATCCCTGCGCTTGCGCAGGCGGTCGGGGCGGGTTGCCGCCTCGTCGGTCTCATCCTCCGCGGAATCGTCCATCAGGCTGGCGAAGTCGTCGTCGCGCGCGTCGTCGCCGGCGGAGCCGCCGCGCTGCGGCGAGGCCGGGGCGGGGCGGGGCGGGGCCGCGATGGCGTCGGGCATGCTGGTCATGGCTTTGGACTCGGCTGTGAAACTAGTTGGCCGCGACCGGGCGCGGCTGGAAAACCGCTGCCGCCGCGACGGGGGCGGGAGCGGCCTTGCGGTCGCCGGGCAGGGCGCGGCGTTGCAGGATCAGCCGTGTCACCTCGCGCGCCTTGGCGTCGGCCATCTCGGCCAGGATCGGGGCGGTGCGCCGCTCGGCGATGCGGTCGAGCACGTCGACGACGATGTCGGTCTCCAGATCGCTCAGGATGCGGGCGGCGTCGCGCGGCTTCATCGCCTCGTAGATCGCCACCATCCGCTTCAGATCCTCCTGCTGGAGGGTCGAGCGCTGGGTCATCAGCGCCTCGACCTCGCGCTTGACGCCGTTCAGCCGCTGGATCTGGGTGCCGACCCGCGCCTCGGTGGCGGCGAGCACTGCCTCGGCTTCGCGCAGGCGGTTCTGGCGGCCGGCGCCGTCGGCCTTCTGCTCGTCGATCGCGGCGCGCAAAAGCGGGTCGGTGCAGTTGGGCGGGGCCAGCGCCACCGGCGGCGGCGCCTCCGCCACCGGGGCGGAGACCGGCAGGGTGGCGGGGACGGCGAGAGCGGGCTGGGCTTCGGCCTTGGCGGGGTCGGTGGCCTTCAGGTCGGTCGCCCAGGGGCGTTCATGGGCGCCGAACTCGCGGTCGAACTGCTGGGCGATCACCGGGAAGCCGTCGACCAGCGCGCCGAGCTTGAGCGGCAGCACCATCAGGACGGCGACCAGGGTGATGGGAAGGATGCGCGGGATCATGCTCACCCCTCCGATCCGACGGTGCGCAGCCGCGCGTAGAAGGCGCTGGCCGCGGCCTTCACCGGGGCCGGCGCCTGGGTGGTGACCGGCGTGGCGACCGGTGCGGCCGGCGTCGCGCGCAGCGCCGTCTCCAGCGCCCGGAACTCGCCGTCGCCGGGCTCCGCCGCGGCTTTCAGCGCGGACAGCAGGGTTGCGGTCGGAATGGGCTCGGTCATGGTCGCAGGGGCAGGGGGCGCAGGAACAGGGGGCAGAGGGGCAGGGGCCGCGAGGGGAGCCGCGGCGTGGACGGGGGCGGATGACGGCACCTCGCCGTCGGCGGCGTCCGGACCCTCGGCGCGCGGGCGGTTGCGGGCGGTGCGCATCGCCCCCTCGTCCAGACGGCGCAGCAGGGCGCGGGCATGCTGCACCGATTCCTCCATGCGGGTGGCGGTGCGCTCGCAGGATCCCAGCAGCAGCGACATGTCCTCCTTGACCCCCTTGGCGCGGTCGAGGTCGTCGGACAGGCGGGTGGCGATGTCGGTGGCCGACGCGACCATGCGCTTCATCGAGGCGTCGGTGTCGTCGATCGACCGCGAGAAGGTCGACACCAGCGCGTTGATCTCGGACTGGCCGGTGCGCAGCAGCTTCAGCCGCTTGTTGACGATGACCAGATAGGCGGTCGCCGTGACCAGCATCACCGCCAGGGCCGCGTCAATGAGAAAGGAGACCATCGATCAGCTCCTGCTTGGTGTCGAGATCGGTGTCGATCTTCACCGCGATGTTGTCGTTGCGCTGTCCCATATGGCCGGCGAACAGCGGGATGGTCTTGCTGAAGACCAGGATGGTGGAATCGGGGTTGATGCGCAGCTTCAGCGACTGGCCCTTCTGCCAGGCCAGCACCTCGCCCAGCGGCACCTTGGTTTCCGCCAGCACGGCGACCAGCTCCAGCTTGGAGCGCATCAGCTCGTTCTTCAGGTGGTTTTCCCATACGGTGTCGTGGCCGAACTTCTCGCCCATGAACATCTGCACCAGCTTGCCGCGGACCGGCTCCAGCGTGGCGTAGGGGATGACGATGTCGATGTGGCCGGTGCGGCGCTCCACCTCCACGGCGATGCGCACGCGGATGATGGCGTTGGTGGCGCGCGTGATGGTGGCGAACTGCGGGTTCACCTCCAGCCGGTCGAAGACGAAATCGACCTGGGCCAGCGGGTCGAAGGACTGCCCCAGATCCTGGAGCACCACCTTCATCATCCGCTCGGTCATCTTGCGTTCGATCGAGGTGTAGGCCCGCCCGTCGATCCGCCCCGGCCGCGAGCGCCGGCCGCCCAGCAGCACGTCCATCATGCAATAGATCAGCGCGCTGTCGATGGTGACCAGCATCTGGTTGTCCCACGGCTCGGCGCGGGCGACGCCGATCAGGGCCGGCAGCTCTATGGCGTCCTGGAAGTCGGTGTAGCGCAGCCACTCGATCTTCGACAGCGACGCCTCCACGTTGGTCGAGGCGAACTGGCGCAGCGAGGTGTTCAGCAGCCGCACCATGCGGTCGAACACCACGTCCAGCATCGGCAGCCGGTCCTTGTTGACCGTCGTCGAGCTGACCAGCCGCTGGATTGCGCTCATCTCCGCCCCGCCGCCCTCGGGCGCGGCGAAATTCAGCAGCCGGTCGATCTCCTCCTGGCTCAGCGTCTTGGTGTCGCCGGCGAAGCCGGCCATGGCATCGGCCGCCGCCTCGTTCGCCGCCTCGTTCGCCGGTGCCGGCTGGGCTGCGGGCTGGGCCGCGGCCAGTTCCCACGCGGCGTCGGACCAGTCCGCGCCGGCGTCGGGGGCGGCGTCGGCAACAGCAGTGGCTGCGGCAGTGGCTGCGGCGGTGACGTCGGACGGGGGGACGGGGGTGTTGGTCATCCGGTGCCTCTGGCCTTTCGGGGTTCTTGCGCGGTCGCTATTGGGTGAGCAGGCTGCGCAGCAGGACGTCGGTGACGATGTCGCGCCGGCTGTTCGGGTCGGACAGGATCAGGTTGAAGCGGCGCCTGATCTCGCTGCGCAGCCGGTG
Encoded proteins:
- a CDS encoding MotE family protein, which translates into the protein MIPRILPITLVAVLMVLPLKLGALVDGFPVIAQQFDREFGAHERPWATDLKATDPAKAEAQPALAVPATLPVSAPVAEAPPPVALAPPNCTDPLLRAAIDEQKADGAGRQNRLREAEAVLAATEARVGTQIQRLNGVKREVEALMTQRSTLQQEDLKRMVAIYEAMKPRDAARILSDLETDIVVDVLDRIAERRTAPILAEMADAKAREVTRLILQRRALPGDRKAAPAPVAAAAVFQPRPVAAN
- the flgH gene encoding flagellar basal body L-ring protein FlgH translates to MRTALVPILLLSLATGGCARLADIGSAPSLSEISNPGLQPEARVISLPMPQPTTAEQIPSSLWRTGSRDFFRDPRAKAVGDLLTVVIDISDQAQMRNSTQRGRSNSEKAGLPNFFGLESRLPAVLPDAVDPSSLVDLDSTSTSSGNGTIQRNERIAMRVAAVVTQVLPNGNFVIAGRQEVRVNYELREMRIAGVLRPEDISNANTIDYDKIAEARITYGGRGQITDVQQPRYGQQVLDVVLPF
- a CDS encoding DUF6468 domain-containing protein — protein: MVSFLIDAALAVMLVTATAYLVIVNKRLKLLRTGQSEINALVSTFSRSIDDTDASMKRMVASATDIATRLSDDLDRAKGVKEDMSLLLGSCERTATRMEESVQHARALLRRLDEGAMRTARNRPRAEGPDAADGEVPSSAPVHAAAPLAAPAPLPPVPAPPAPATMTEPIPTATLLSALKAAAEPGDGEFRALETALRATPAAPVATPVTTQAPAPVKAAASAFYARLRTVGSEG
- the fliM gene encoding flagellar motor switch protein FliM, coding for MTNTPVPPSDVTAAATAAATAVADAAPDAGADWSDAAWELAAAQPAAQPAPANEAANEAAADAMAGFAGDTKTLSQEEIDRLLNFAAPEGGGAEMSAIQRLVSSTTVNKDRLPMLDVVFDRMVRLLNTSLRQFASTNVEASLSKIEWLRYTDFQDAIELPALIGVARAEPWDNQMLVTIDSALIYCMMDVLLGGRRSRPGRIDGRAYTSIERKMTERMMKVVLQDLGQSFDPLAQVDFVFDRLEVNPQFATITRATNAIIRVRIAVEVERRTGHIDIVIPYATLEPVRGKLVQMFMGEKFGHDTVWENHLKNELMRSKLELVAVLAETKVPLGEVLAWQKGQSLKLRINPDSTILVFSKTIPLFAGHMGQRNDNIAVKIDTDLDTKQELIDGLLSH
- a CDS encoding flagellar hook assembly protein FlgD, translating into MTTTPGAAAPTATGTASTAVAESKKATVDYESFLKLLTAQLRNQDPLAPMDATQFMTQLAQLSTVEQSMRSNDTLGQVLDTLKSSGMRMDMALLGRKVEVESDQLSLSEGKAQAAYTVDGTPASVKLEVLNGAGAVVYGTSGSLQPGRQVFDWTGKTSAGATAPDGLYTLRVTAKDKDGKALTAATVITDTVAEVRSVDGATKFVLKNGATVGSDAVLSAS
- a CDS encoding flagellar hook-length control protein FliK, giving the protein MTSMPDAIAAPPRPAPASPQRGGSAGDDARDDDFASLMDDSAEDETDEAATRPDRLRKRRDPRADGGAAAQASVAQAAVQAAVQAGGGTEAPLMPWTVAGQPAAAAPQTGESTGTDTAGPDAAAPQAPVPPQAGQPPTAGQTAAGQAAANQTAGAASPGTPQPSPAAAATPDAAPASAADPASAPPPSAGPAQPQTATAEAAAAPTTGSAAQGDAGQPTPAATMAAADIAAPADGGRESRRAESTDPRTAGRAARATGRPDSAAKAEQPGAAAQPGKPPAAEAAPAPSTAQTVTPPADFASAPPAGTGGTPPATGFEAVPTLPAQAATHYAAAAASGRAATAHSPAMAQLAAPLVRVLEAGGGAFHIDLAPAELGRIRVVADVSDGKVALTVQAEQADTLALLRRDMQQLERALGDAGLSLDNANLQFSLQGDGQSRGFAAPDQDSRSGGWRTAAVAETAPEPDSLGDRPMRPIDGLVDVTV